The segment CCTTGAACTAAACATCAAAGGAATAGACATCACAATTCCACTCGAAAATCAAAAATCTAATAATCCTTCATTTGATAACTCCTTCACTGGAGCAAAACTTCATATTGAAAACCTATTTTTTCACGAGTCACCTTCCTTGCGCCTCAAGCTACTCAATCTCGACAAAGATCCTGCATGTTTCTGTCTATGGAAAGGCCAACCAATCGATGCCAGCCAGAAAAAATGGACAGGTGGCGCTTCCGTTCTTAATTTATCTCTAGAAACACGTAACAGGAATGTAATCAACGATTCCGGTCTCCAATCTTCGGAATTGACATGTGTAGAAGTGAAAGACGCTTGCATTCAGGTTGCAATGGTAACAGCAGACGGGACCCCTTTAACAGACGTCCCGCCGCCAGGTGGCGTTGTTAGAGTAGGAATCGCGTGTGAACAATATCAGTCAAACACTTCTGTTGACCAACTGTTTTTTGTATTGGATCTATACACGTATTTCGGTATAGTCAGTGAGAAGATGGCCATGGTTGGAAAAAGTAAACGGAAAAAAGCGGTGAAAAGTGATGGAAATTTAATCGAAAAAGTTCCTGGTGATACTGCTGTTAGTTTAGCTGTTAAAAACCTAAAGCTAACTTTTCTAGAATCTTCCATTCAAGAAATAATGCCCTTGGTTCAGTTTTTTGGAGAAGATCTTTTCATGGAAGTTACACATAGAACCCTCGGTGGTGCAATGGCAATTTCGTCAATTTTACGCTGGGACAAAGTCCAGGTGGACTGTGCTGAAACTTTTGAGACGAATTTAATAAATTCAAATGGTAAAGAATTTTGTCTCCCTAAATTAAGACCTGTTTTTTGGGTGCAAAAAGGAAGGAATAATCAACCGTTTTTGAATTTACGAATGGTGCATGTTATTCCATATAACGCACAAGACACAGAGTGTCATAGTGTAAGTTTATCCGCTTGTGTCGCGGGTGTACGTTTAGCCGGTGGGATGAATTACACCGAATCGCTACTCCACCGGTTTGGGATTTTAGGACCGGATGGTGGGCCGGGGGTTGGGCTTTCTGAAGGTTTGGACCGTTTGTCTGCGGGCCcattttcaaaacttttcaaaccATCATCGCATAAAAGCATAGAGGAGAAGGATAGCGGTTATTTGCAGTTGGGTACGCCTGATGACGTGGACGTATTGCTGGAATTGAAGGACTGGTTATTTGCGTTGGAGGGTGCTGACGTGGCAGAAAGTTTGTTTTTCAATAGAGAAGAGGGATCATGGCATACAACTTTCGAGAGTTTTAAAGTTAAAGCAAACAGCAGGAAAAGTCGCTTAGTAAATGGGAAGAATAACTCGAAACATCCTATTGAGTCAGTGACGGtgggtatttttgtcattattgtaacagtaaattacatttttggtacCTGAGTATAGGtagtttttgcatttttggtcccaaaaagttTATATTTCAGTTTTCGTACTTATTTGAGGGAGCAAAAACGTTACAAAAACCTCAAGGTAGGACCAAAATGCCAAGACAACTTTTAGggatcaaaattgaaaaaatcagCTATATTCAAGGGCCTAAAAATGTAATTTGTCTATAGGTGATATCTACAAATTTGGTCTCAAAAAGTTCTCTTACAATATTGGTCCCtgttccaagtaaaatgactTTTTGGTCTCAAAGTTGATTTCACAATTTTGGTCCAAAAACTGGTATAGTCGTTTTGCTTGGAATAGGGACTAAAAACTTTACAAAAACCTCAGATAAGGAACCAAATTGCAAGAGACAACCTTAAGGGaccaaaaaaattgaaaaaaaaaactaactaaaCTCAAGGACCAAAAATCTAATTTGCTATTTACTATAATTATGTTGTTTGCTCACagatattatatataaaattggaAATTGATGTAGGTTGGTGTGGAAGGGTTAAAGACGTTGAAACCACAGCAGCAGCATAAAGGAGTTGTACCTTCAAATGGGCACAAGGAAAGGGTTGAGCCACATGGTGGGGTGGATCTTGAAGCTGACATAGTGTTATCTGAAGATGATGGTGTTAATGGGGTGATTAATTGGGTGGTGGAAAGTTTGAAATTTTCTGTGAAACATCCGGTAATTTTACTTGTAGCTATAATTTCTAGTTTGTACAATCAAGAGCATATATCTATATTGATGATGGgtgggtaatttggtaatttatAATTGTAGGTCGAGGCAATTGTAACCAAGGATGAGTTGCAACATGTTGCTAAGTTATGCAAGTCAGAAGTTGATTCCATGGGGCGAATAACTGCTGGGGTTTTGCGTGTGTTGAAGTTAGAAGGATCGATTGGTCAGACAGCAATGGATCAACTAAGTAATCTTGGTAAATATTTCTTTCTTTTCTAGTCTGAATACATGTCTGGATGAgtcaaatgaccattttatctTTATATTCCAAATTCTTTTTTCGCAATATTCATCAATTCTAACATGAGATGAATCAGgtggaaaaataaaataaaaaagacaaATAGCTAAACGGTTAAAGTCTCTTGACACATTAAGCCACGTGTTAAGTGCTTAACCTATTTAtatcattaagtcaaaaagaagcAACCCCTTAATCTATTAAGTTGACATGGACTTAATAGAGAAAGTCCGGGAAAAGTCACTTTTTCCCATTAAGTCCTTTTTTACAAAGAAACATGGCCTTATTAGCTATATATATGATGTGGAACTTATCCAACTGAAAACTTGTAGGAAGTGAAGGGTTTGACAAGATCTTTTCAGCAAATAGTAATGGCTCTTCTAGTGTTGTTGGCTTGAGTCCATCTTCCTTATTGGCTTCAGATGACAAACGTAGTACATCCTTGGGTTCAACTTTAAGTTCACTTGAAGTGGCATTATTAGATACACACACCAATTGCACAGCTCTTGCTGCTAACTTAAGCACTTCTGAGTCCACCAAGCCACACCTTCACAGTGTACAAGAACTCACTCTGAAACTCGAGAGTATGCAGAAATTATTGGCCAAGTTGCAGACTCAACTCTAATTCCACCTTCTACATTATTGCCGTGGTTGTACAATTTCGGTATTGTATggtctctccctctccctcttcCTAGATATATGCATTCTTTTGTGTATATAATAGTCTttacatatattattattattattatttaccaGCACATGTACCAAAGTCAGCTGGTCCGAAATTTTGTATGAAAAAAACACTTTATTCACCACATAGTTGCTTGCATTTGCGCACTACTGGATAAAGTTGTTTactatgtgtttatattataCAGAGAAAAAACTACAAATTTGGTCTatgtttttgtcaaaaatatggCGTTCAAGTCCCTAAACTTTCAATTTTGCATAGAAGGTCCTTATGGGTATGTTGTGTTGTGGTTTTGGGTCCATGGTTTTAACTCTCATCTAATTtgtttgtcaaattttatgaaATGAGGATTTTACCGTCGGTCGCTCGCACGCAcgtgcacacacacacacccacacacacacatatatatatatatatatatatatatatatatatatatatatatatatatatatatatatatatatatatatatatatatatatatatatataatttatttgtcTACTAGGTGTGAGGCCTGTATAAtacatggttttttttttctaaaattaatatattttgttAAGCATTACATGTTTAATAATTTACAAAACTAAATTTAGAAAGAATATCAATATTAGCCGTGAATGAATCAATTTTTGCAAGGATTCTGTAAATTATtgtgaattaaaaatgaattggttgaaaattatgtttttcaattAAGAAGGTTGATTTGAATTTAAattgaatttaatatattaattgacaaATTACATGAGAATTTATAGACATTTAAATTTCCTTATTTTCTTTATTGTATTTTtggattaaatttttttttataatttaataacaAAGCCGAAAAAACCACAATTTGCGAAATGGatttaaatgaaattgaaaaaatttaaaaaatgacatgtggcatatTCAATTAGATGATAAcgacaaaaaaaacttttatttattaggtAGAATTACTAAGTGGGACCCACCCCACATCTCCCTTCTACTTACCTTGAGTCACATCACTTTATTAATAAGACTATAGATATGGATACATAATCCTCAGCCACCCTCAATGCCAAAACACCACCTCAGATGTGGCCAGAATGTGGAGATGACAACATAAAGTAACACCCCGTGGAGGAGTAATGTCATGGTTATACAATATTTAATGCAAACTTATCCTATAAATTAAAGCAGTGGTGATATGGTGGGTATTTACTAGCAAATATGGAATGATGTTGAGATGACATATCATATGATGTGACAAATAAAATGATGTGGAGACTGGAGAGTACCCAGAACAAGATGAAGATGACCCATGCACATCatcactatataaagatcttatgaAAGCTCTTGTTCTCTAAGAATCGCTAAAACCTCAAATCAACAATACCCATCAATTGTTTTTTCATCCATGCATCCCCTTCAGGTTTCTCCTTGCTCCATTCTTGACCCAAATGAATTTCCCTAGAGGCTCGAGTTCATCCATCATTCTTCTCATATGGATGTTTGAATTTGAAGTTTGAGGTTGTTTCTTAATCAGAATAAAGAGGAAAAGAAAAAGACCTTATAGAGCAACATTGATTTGTTGTCTTGGTGGAATTTCTAGGACGTTGCTTAGTTTCTGTTTTCAGATTTAGGGAAATCAGTTTAGCATTGGATCCCTACAATAGGTTAGAATAGTTTCTGAAGGTTTTATTAACCTGATTCCATCTTCAATTTTTGGGTTTCAGCAAATGCTAAAGAAAAATTAGGTTATAGTTCACTGAGCTTTTAACAGGGGATTTGATGGTGTTTTGGAAGATGGGTTAA is part of the Lactuca sativa cultivar Salinas chromosome 7, Lsat_Salinas_v11, whole genome shotgun sequence genome and harbors:
- the LOC111896095 gene encoding uncharacterized protein LOC111896095 isoform X2 translates to MTLEIRTVNLLLETHGGARRRGGATWASPMASITIRNLLLYTTNENWQAVNLKEARDFSNDKKFIYVFKKLEWEHLSIDLLPHPDMFAAFSEGAFKDDDGAKRVFFGGERFLEGISGEAYITIQRTDLNSPLGLELQLHIPEAVCPALSEPGLRALLRFFTGLYVCLNRGDVNPNAQERSAEAAGRTLVSIMVDHIFFCIKDTDFQLDLLMQSLLFSRSSLSDGEITKCLTRVMIGGLFLRDTSSRPPCALVQPSMNDAAEEPLSIPDFGKNFCPPIYPLGDDQWKLSDRVPLISLHCLQFLPSPTPPSFSTQTVIDCQPLMIHLQEESCLRISSLLADGIMVNSGDISLDFSINSLELNIKGIDITIPLENQKSNNPSFDNSFTGAKLHIENLFFHESPSLRLKLLNLDKDPACFCLWKGQPIDASQKKWTGGASVLNLSLETRNRNVINDSGLQSSELTCVEVKDACIQVAMVTADGTPLTDVPPPGGVVRVGIACEQYQSNTSVDQLFFVLDLYTYFGIVSEKMAMVGKSKRKKAVKSDGNLIEKVPGDTAVSLAVKNLKLTFLESSIQEIMPLVQFFGEDLFMEVTHRTLGGAMAISSILRWDKVQVDCAETFETNLINSNGKEFCLPKLRPVFWVQKGRNNQPFLNLRMVHVIPYNAQDTECHSVSLSACVAGVRLAGGMNYTESLLHRFGILGPDGGPGVGLSEGLDRLSAGPFSKLFKPSSHKSIEEKDSGYLQLGTPDDVDVLLELKDWLFALEGADVAESLFFNREEGSWHTTFESFKVKANSRKSRLVNGKNNSKHPIESVTVGVEGLKTLKPQQQHKGVVPSNGHKERVEPHGGVDLEADIVLSEDDGVNGVINWVVESLKFSVKHPVEAIVTKDELQHVAKLCKSEVDSMGRITAGVLRVLKLEGSIGQTAMDQLSNLGSEGFDKIFSANSNGSSSVVGLSPSSLLASDDKRSTSLGSTLSSLEVALLDTHTNCTALAANLSTSESTKPHLHSVQELTLKLESMQKLLAKLQTQL
- the LOC111896095 gene encoding uncharacterized protein LOC111896095 isoform X1; this encodes MESILARALEYTLKYWLKSFTRDQFKLQGRTVQLSNLDINGDALHASLGLPPALNVTTAKVGKLEIILPYLSNVQVDPIVVQIDKLDLVLEENDDLDAYKSTDSAQTPSSPAKGSGYGFADKIADGMTLEIRTVNLLLETHGGARRRGGATWASPMASITIRNLLLYTTNENWQAVNLKEARDFSNDKKFIYVFKKLEWEHLSIDLLPHPDMFAAFSEGAFKDDDGAKRVFFGGERFLEGISGEAYITIQRTDLNSPLGLELQLHIPEAVCPALSEPGLRALLRFFTGLYVCLNRGDVNPNAQERSAEAAGRTLVSIMVDHIFFCIKDTDFQLDLLMQSLLFSRSSLSDGEITKCLTRVMIGGLFLRDTSSRPPCALVQPSMNDAAEEPLSIPDFGKNFCPPIYPLGDDQWKLSDRVPLISLHCLQFLPSPTPPSFSTQTVIDCQPLMIHLQEESCLRISSLLADGIMVNSGDISLDFSINSLELNIKGIDITIPLENQKSNNPSFDNSFTGAKLHIENLFFHESPSLRLKLLNLDKDPACFCLWKGQPIDASQKKWTGGASVLNLSLETRNRNVINDSGLQSSELTCVEVKDACIQVAMVTADGTPLTDVPPPGGVVRVGIACEQYQSNTSVDQLFFVLDLYTYFGIVSEKMAMVGKSKRKKAVKSDGNLIEKVPGDTAVSLAVKNLKLTFLESSIQEIMPLVQFFGEDLFMEVTHRTLGGAMAISSILRWDKVQVDCAETFETNLINSNGKEFCLPKLRPVFWVQKGRNNQPFLNLRMVHVIPYNAQDTECHSVSLSACVAGVRLAGGMNYTESLLHRFGILGPDGGPGVGLSEGLDRLSAGPFSKLFKPSSHKSIEEKDSGYLQLGTPDDVDVLLELKDWLFALEGADVAESLFFNREEGSWHTTFESFKVKANSRKSRLVNGKNNSKHPIESVTVGVEGLKTLKPQQQHKGVVPSNGHKERVEPHGGVDLEADIVLSEDDGVNGVINWVVESLKFSVKHPVEAIVTKDELQHVAKLCKSEVDSMGRITAGVLRVLKLEGSIGQTAMDQLSNLGSEGFDKIFSANSNGSSSVVGLSPSSLLASDDKRSTSLGSTLSSLEVALLDTHTNCTALAANLSTSESTKPHLHSVQELTLKLESMQKLLAKLQTQL